From Gammaproteobacteria bacterium, a single genomic window includes:
- the tgt gene encoding tRNA guanosine(34) transglycosylase Tgt, producing the protein MNLKFTLKKTDQTINKARRGQLDFERGSVQTPCFMPVGTYGTVKGMTPDDVKAIGAEIILGNTFHLMLRPGTDVIEAHGDLHDFMNWDKPILTDSGGFQVFSLAKRRKITEEGVTFASPVDGSRVFMGPEESMQVQTKLGSDIVMIFDECTPYPADEKTAAESMRLSLRWAKRSKDAFDQNRNPNALFGIVQGGMYPHLREESAKGLREIDFHGFAIGGLSVGEPKDLREKVLKATTPLLPEDKPRYLMGVGKPEDILEAVKLGVDMFDCVMPTRNARNGHLFTWNGVVKIRNQKYQFDTKPLDENCGCYTCQNYSKSYLRHLDKCKEILGSHLNTIHNLFFYQDFMKAIRKAIEEDNLQEFSDSYYQRIQNS; encoded by the coding sequence ATCAATTTGAAATTTACACTCAAAAAAACAGATCAGACAATCAATAAAGCTAGAAGAGGGCAGTTAGACTTTGAGCGTGGCAGTGTACAAACTCCGTGCTTCATGCCGGTTGGAACCTATGGAACTGTTAAAGGCATGACACCGGATGATGTGAAAGCCATTGGCGCGGAAATCATTCTCGGTAACACTTTTCATCTCATGCTCAGACCCGGAACCGATGTGATTGAAGCACACGGAGATTTGCATGATTTTATGAATTGGGATAAACCAATTTTGACCGATTCAGGTGGTTTTCAGGTATTTTCGCTGGCAAAACGACGCAAAATTACCGAAGAAGGCGTAACTTTTGCTTCGCCGGTTGATGGTTCCAGAGTGTTTATGGGACCCGAGGAATCTATGCAAGTCCAGACTAAATTGGGCTCTGATATTGTCATGATTTTTGATGAGTGTACACCTTACCCAGCGGATGAAAAAACAGCTGCTGAGTCCATGAGATTATCACTTCGTTGGGCAAAACGCTCGAAAGATGCTTTTGATCAAAACAGAAATCCGAATGCATTATTTGGAATTGTTCAAGGCGGAATGTATCCTCATCTTCGTGAAGAATCTGCCAAAGGTTTAAGAGAAATAGACTTTCATGGCTTTGCCATTGGAGGATTATCAGTTGGAGAACCGAAAGATTTACGCGAAAAAGTTTTGAAAGCAACCACTCCATTATTGCCTGAAGACAAACCCAGATATCTGATGGGCGTCGGCAAGCCCGAAGATATTCTGGAAGCGGTCAAACTCGGTGTTGATATGTTTGACTGTGTCATGCCAACTCGTAATGCTCGTAACGGACATCTTTTTACCTGGAATGGCGTGGTAAAAATCCGCAATCAAAAATATCAATTTGACACGAAGCCACTGGATGAAAATTGTGGATGTTACACCTGTCAAAATTATTCAAAATCCTATCTTCGTCATTTGGATAAATGCAAAGAAATATTAGGATCACATTTAAATACGATTCATAACTTATTCTTTTATCAGGATTTTATGAAAGCTATCAGAAAAGCCATTGAGGAAGATAATCTCCAGGAGTTTTCTGATTCTTATTATCAGAGAATTCAGAATAGCTGA
- the gspM gene encoding type II secretion system protein GspM, which yields MSGITNLISKLSDSERKLLVRGSVLVFLALFWAFVYKPINQSIESKEKHLTELENQYTEMQSSQGLLRKTINTAKTRDLSKPFISWVDGQLLSSGLSDYVSRSEPKDNQTLILTFENVAFDELISWLQPMISQYSINVSEADINLTDKTNGRCNVRITLEEKI from the coding sequence ATGTCGGGAATAACAAATTTAATAAGCAAACTGAGCGATAGTGAACGCAAATTGTTGGTTCGTGGGAGTGTTCTCGTCTTTCTTGCTTTATTTTGGGCATTTGTTTATAAACCCATCAATCAATCCATCGAATCCAAAGAAAAGCATCTGACAGAACTTGAAAATCAATATACCGAAATGCAAAGCTCGCAAGGATTGCTTAGAAAAACAATAAATACAGCAAAAACTCGTGATTTAAGCAAGCCATTTATTTCTTGGGTTGATGGACAATTGCTTAGCAGTGGTTTATCAGATTATGTTTCGCGTTCTGAACCAAAGGATAATCAAACCTTAATTCTGACATTTGAAAATGTCGCATTTGATGAGTTGATTTCGTGGTTACAACCAATGATTAGCCAATATAGTATTAATGTGAGCGAAGCTGATATCAATTTAACTGATAAAACCAATGGTCGTTGTAATGTTAGAATCACATTGGAAGAAAAAATATGA
- a CDS encoding FG-GAP repeat protein — protein MFNRHKIKPFIILALIFVSFLALANDFDKQRPAGVDDKQWSSLKSAVQEAKLLPTPEGIGGTSDRFGYSVALDGERALVGATGIISDMGAVFVYDFNGSSWHQTAILQPSDGLLRYQFGCSVSLSGNHALVGSCSKHIGHPYGSAYIFDFDGKIGIKVIN, from the coding sequence ATGTTTAATCGTCATAAAATAAAACCATTCATAATATTAGCATTAATATTTGTATCATTCTTGGCACTTGCCAATGATTTCGACAAACAAAGACCTGCCGGAGTTGATGATAAACAATGGTCGTCTTTGAAATCGGCTGTGCAGGAAGCGAAGTTGTTGCCAACTCCCGAGGGGATTGGGGGAACTTCCGATAGATTTGGCTATTCTGTTGCATTAGATGGTGAAAGAGCATTAGTAGGAGCTACTGGAATTATTAGTGATATGGGTGCTGTTTTTGTATATGATTTTAATGGCTCAAGTTGGCATCAGACGGCTATTTTACAACCTTCAGATGGTTTGTTGAGATATCAATTTGGGTGTTCTGTTAGTTTATCAGGTAATCATGCTTTAGTTGGATCTTGTTCTAAACATATTGGACATCCTTATGGATCAGCTTATATATTTGATTTTGATGGAAAAATTGGAATCAAAGTTATAAACTAA
- a CDS encoding acetyl-CoA C-acyltransferase has protein sequence MTKNVYIVGAKRTAIGSFQGQFANTPSPQLGSVAIKAAMEQSGLDTVDEALIGCVLPAGLGQAPARQAVLGAGLDKSVTCTTVNKVCGSGMKTVMMAHDIIKAGSVDTAIAGGIESMTLAPYLLPNARSGYRMGHVQTLDHMFYDGLQNPYDNNMMGVFAETCADKYTFSREEQDAFSAESVKRSMAAMQSGAFDEEIAEVVVKDRKGDIIVNKDEEPPRCNLDKIPTLRPAFRRENGTVTAANASKISDGASMMILASDEVVEKNNLQPLAKIVGHSTYAQEPEWFTTAPVLAIKKLMDKLNWTVEDVDLFEINEAFAVVTMAAMKELNIPHEKVNVHGGACALGHPIGASGNRILVTLLYALKQKGLKRGIASLCIGGGEATAVAIEIV, from the coding sequence ATGACTAAAAATGTTTATATCGTTGGTGCTAAACGCACGGCTATCGGTTCATTTCAAGGGCAATTTGCAAATACACCATCTCCCCAATTAGGTTCAGTAGCTATTAAAGCCGCTATGGAACAATCTGGACTGGATACGGTTGATGAAGCATTGATTGGTTGTGTTTTACCAGCCGGATTAGGTCAAGCGCCTGCCAGACAAGCGGTTTTAGGAGCCGGTTTGGATAAATCTGTGACTTGTACTACGGTCAACAAAGTCTGTGGTTCAGGTATGAAAACGGTGATGATGGCTCATGATATCATTAAAGCTGGCTCAGTTGATACAGCAATCGCAGGTGGTATTGAATCCATGACATTAGCTCCTTATCTGCTACCCAATGCACGTAGTGGTTATCGTATGGGTCATGTGCAAACTCTGGATCACATGTTTTATGACGGTTTGCAAAATCCTTATGACAACAACATGATGGGTGTTTTTGCCGAAACCTGTGCCGACAAGTACACTTTTAGCCGTGAAGAACAAGATGCTTTCTCAGCGGAATCGGTGAAACGCTCAATGGCAGCAATGCAATCAGGAGCTTTTGATGAAGAAATTGCCGAAGTGGTGGTGAAAGACCGCAAAGGCGATATTATTGTAAACAAAGACGAAGAACCACCGCGTTGCAATCTGGATAAAATTCCAACACTTCGTCCGGCTTTCCGCCGTGAAAATGGCACAGTCACAGCAGCCAATGCTTCAAAAATATCTGATGGAGCATCTATGATGATTCTGGCATCTGATGAAGTTGTCGAAAAAAACAATCTGCAACCGTTGGCGAAAATCGTTGGGCATTCCACTTACGCCCAAGAACCGGAATGGTTCACAACCGCACCGGTTTTAGCCATTAAAAAGCTGATGGATAAGTTGAATTGGACTGTGGAAGATGTTGATTTATTTGAAATTAATGAAGCATTCGCCGTGGTAACAATGGCTGCTATGAAAGAATTAAATATTCCTCATGAAAAAGTCAATGTTCATGGTGGAGCTTGTGCCTTAGGACATCCCATCGGCGCTAGTGGCAACCGAATACTCGTGACATTACTTTATGCTCTGAAACAAAAGGGTCTCAAACGCGGTATTGCCAGCCTATGCATCGGTGGTGGCGAAGCGACAGCTGTTGCCATCGAAATTGTTTGA
- a CDS encoding DUF1329 domain-containing protein — MNLVKKTLVVVLTSLLVVACSKPEDTKTVAEPTVTENTSKCGNEKCGDTSESKCGESSESKCGDSSESKCGEEKCGAEAEKAALEEAEKLAAEAKAAEEAAQAEAERQAAEAAAQAEAEKKAAAEAAKAEAQRIAAEAAAKKKAAEKAAQAEAEKLAAETEANKKAAAEAAQAEAEKLATAKEAEMKAAEDAAKAEAERLAEEAAAKAEAEKKAAEAAAKAEAARLAAQAKPKQEEYKMNSSSGAKTPVGAERAGNAAGTIPAWTGGITQPPSSYKPGDHHQDPFAGDKVLFTIDSSNYKDYEDNLSVGQKAMFEKYPETYKMNVYQSRRSASFPQRIYDKTVENGKTGKLLDDGEGVSDVAEGFPFPNPQNAYELMWNHKLKYKGSGGVRYNNQVAPTATGQYTLVRLKEELLGKYYAEGNTIADIDNILLYFYQVVESPARLAGRILLVHETMNQKETPRQAWIYNPGQRRVRRAPNVAYDNPGTASDGLRTNDMTDMFNGAMDRFDWKVVGKKEMYIPYNSYKVHSGDLDYSEIVQPGHLNADLMRYELHRVYIVDATLKEGVRHINSRRTFYLDEDSYQIMLIDHYDRRGEIWRFSEAHCINYYDVPTFWSTVETHHDLRSGRYVAVGLDNKDPVNTFNSPLSESNYSPQALRSRGRR, encoded by the coding sequence ATGAATTTAGTTAAAAAAACATTAGTTGTAGTTCTAACATCCTTGTTAGTTGTTGCATGTTCTAAACCCGAAGACACTAAGACTGTTGCTGAACCAACTGTTACCGAAAATACTTCGAAATGTGGTAATGAAAAGTGTGGTGACACTTCTGAGAGTAAATGTGGAGAATCTTCAGAATCAAAATGTGGAGATAGCTCTGAAAGCAAATGTGGTGAAGAGAAATGTGGTGCGGAGGCTGAGAAAGCTGCTTTAGAAGAAGCTGAAAAACTGGCTGCTGAAGCAAAAGCGGCAGAAGAAGCTGCCCAAGCTGAGGCAGAAAGACAAGCTGCGGAAGCTGCGGCTCAAGCTGAAGCAGAGAAAAAAGCAGCAGCAGAAGCAGCAAAAGCAGAAGCTCAAAGAATTGCAGCTGAAGCCGCTGCTAAGAAAAAAGCAGCTGAAAAAGCAGCTCAAGCAGAAGCTGAGAAATTAGCAGCAGAAACTGAAGCTAATAAAAAAGCGGCAGCAGAAGCTGCACAAGCTGAGGCAGAAAAACTTGCAACAGCAAAAGAAGCTGAAATGAAAGCCGCTGAAGACGCTGCTAAGGCGGAAGCTGAAAGATTAGCCGAAGAAGCTGCAGCAAAAGCTGAAGCAGAGAAAAAAGCTGCAGAAGCTGCTGCTAAGGCGGAAGCTGCGAGATTGGCTGCTCAAGCTAAACCAAAACAAGAAGAGTATAAAATGAATTCTTCTTCAGGTGCTAAAACACCTGTAGGTGCTGAAAGAGCAGGCAACGCAGCCGGAACAATTCCAGCATGGACTGGTGGAATTACTCAGCCACCCTCAAGCTACAAGCCTGGTGATCACCATCAAGATCCATTTGCAGGTGATAAAGTTCTATTTACGATAGACTCGAGCAATTATAAGGATTATGAAGACAATCTTTCTGTCGGTCAAAAAGCGATGTTTGAAAAATATCCTGAAACCTACAAAATGAATGTCTATCAATCCAGAAGATCAGCTTCTTTTCCTCAACGTATCTATGATAAAACAGTTGAAAATGGGAAGACAGGTAAGTTGCTAGATGATGGTGAAGGTGTATCCGATGTTGCGGAAGGTTTTCCATTTCCGAATCCACAAAATGCTTATGAATTAATGTGGAATCACAAACTCAAATACAAAGGTTCAGGCGGAGTTAGATACAACAATCAGGTTGCTCCAACAGCTACAGGACAGTACACTTTAGTAAGACTTAAAGAAGAACTTTTGGGTAAATATTATGCTGAAGGCAACACAATTGCAGATATTGATAACATCTTGCTTTATTTCTATCAAGTTGTAGAGTCTCCAGCTCGTTTGGCGGGAAGAATTCTATTGGTTCACGAGACTATGAATCAAAAAGAAACACCTAGACAAGCATGGATTTATAATCCGGGTCAAAGACGTGTAAGACGTGCTCCTAACGTTGCGTATGATAATCCAGGTACTGCATCTGATGGATTAAGAACTAATGACATGACAGACATGTTTAATGGTGCGATGGATCGTTTTGACTGGAAAGTTGTTGGTAAGAAAGAAATGTATATCCCTTACAACTCCTATAAAGTTCATAGTGGTGATTTAGACTATTCTGAAATAGTTCAACCGGGCCATTTGAATGCTGATCTCATGCGTTATGAACTTCACAGAGTTTACATCGTTGATGCCACTCTTAAAGAAGGTGTTCGTCACATTAATTCCAGAAGAACTTTCTACCTCGATGAAGATAGTTATCAAATCATGTTGATTGATCACTATGATCGGAGAGGAGAAATCTGGCGTTTTTCAGAAGCTCATTGTATCAATTATTATGATGTTCCAACATTTTGGTCAACAGTTGAAACTCATCACGATTTGAGATCCGGTCGTTATGTTGCAGTAGGTCTGGATAATAAAGATCCTGTTAACACATTCAACTCTCCTCTAAGTGAATCAAACTACTCACCACAAGCATTAAGAAGTCGTGGTCGTAGATAA
- the gspN gene encoding type II secretion system protein N — protein MKLIKYLIILIILFVLVIIFTPLKLYYPHISQQLRPVQLQNISGSAVKGSAESVNYIGMNLGSLSWLTYPSSYNELTVDFNLESPQYDFHGKLSQTPSAQILKDFRGTMDWKQIEKFVNVKYGEISGYFDFNFQTIEIRDEKIHKIIGKATSKELKIIKPIQKDIGEIEIDFSTDTPAIIAGVVNSKSNVINVSGAVYIHKNHRWEVKLTLIPMPGEYEIEYLLQGIGEKRPGGGRMLNLAGFY, from the coding sequence ATGAAGCTGATTAAATACCTTATCATTCTAATAATTTTATTCGTTTTGGTGATTATATTCACACCTTTAAAACTCTATTATCCGCATATTTCACAACAACTCAGACCGGTTCAACTTCAAAATATCAGTGGTTCAGCAGTTAAAGGTTCAGCCGAATCGGTAAATTATATTGGTATGAATCTCGGCTCGCTATCTTGGTTAACTTACCCGAGTTCTTACAATGAATTAACTGTTGATTTTAACCTTGAAAGTCCTCAATATGATTTTCACGGAAAACTCAGTCAGACTCCTTCGGCTCAGATATTGAAAGATTTCAGAGGAACAATGGACTGGAAGCAGATTGAAAAATTTGTGAATGTTAAATATGGAGAGATTTCAGGATATTTTGATTTTAATTTTCAGACCATCGAAATCAGAGATGAAAAAATTCATAAAATCATTGGAAAAGCAACGAGTAAAGAACTCAAAATTATCAAGCCAATTCAAAAAGATATCGGAGAAATTGAGATAGATTTCTCAACGGATACTCCGGCAATCATTGCCGGAGTTGTTAATAGCAAATCCAATGTCATCAATGTCTCAGGAGCCGTTTATATTCATAAAAACCACCGTTGGGAAGTTAAACTGACATTGATTCCGATGCCGGGAGAATATGAAATTGAATACCTGCTTCAAGGAATTGGTGAGAAACGCCCTGGTGGCGGTCGAATGCTGAATTTAGCAGGGTTTTATTAA
- a CDS encoding MMPL family transporter, giving the protein MAKTVLAQNNLGDEIMSENYSKTMVFLQNLIFNNKKLIILLLVLVTVAMGFFASQLKVDAGFKKQLPLQHEYMKTFMDYESEFGGANRLLIAVMTQDGSDMFTPSFFRTLEAVTDDVFSIKGVSPASVTSIFTPNVRFVEVVEDGFAGGNVIPSDFTPTPAMFDLVKGNIVKAGVVGRLVAENFNGAMVWAELLEEDPVSHEKINYQRVAEQLEEIRKKHEKGNEEVIHVIGFAKIVGDISNGAKSVVYFFGLAILITAVLLFWYSGSIKLTIYPLICSVVAVIWQLGTLKLLGFGIDPMNILTPFLIFAIGVSHGVQMISTWTDQIIAHPHGEWDGDHAARATFAILLAPGIIALLSDTIGFATIYFIDIRIIQELAITATIGVALIIITNLILMPILLSTINTANFSKFCQKCLDKKNSDSSFWKAIAGFAKNPLATLSVLVLIGLFYFGYMKSQEMQIGDSQAGVPELRPDAKYNLDAQTISSEFSLGVDMISVIAESSGNACTESYKAMENIDRFAWHMQNVEGVQKVITLSQYAKVITAGWNEGSPKWKTLSRNQFVMRQSLSGIETDTGLLNKDCSAMPVMIFTEDHKASTISRVVAAVDEYREAYPPKVDKNLTEAVDSVYAFDRNDSASVNNLITAINALGDETPIKLSAIGDSVSGFDANSKADMDSLSSVIETFKTNNPKKQTHLDELAEGEVRFRLATGNVGVMASTNDVVKAAQMPMLILVYAAIIVLCLLTFRSVYGTLTIVIPLALVSFLAYALMAFMGIGLKVNTLPVVALGVGIGVDYGIYIFSKLQGFLKEGKSLYDAYYTTLRLTGKAVFFTAITLAVGVGTWMFSDLQFQADMGILLAFMFVLNMLGALLILPALAFWLMPKYRKAL; this is encoded by the coding sequence TTGGCGAAAACGGTATTAGCACAAAACAATTTAGGTGATGAAATTATGAGTGAAAATTATTCAAAAACGATGGTTTTTTTACAAAATCTCATCTTCAACAATAAAAAACTAATAATCCTATTATTGGTATTAGTTACAGTTGCTATGGGCTTTTTTGCTAGCCAATTAAAAGTTGATGCAGGTTTTAAAAAGCAACTACCTCTTCAGCATGAATACATGAAGACATTCATGGATTATGAGTCTGAATTTGGAGGAGCTAACAGACTACTTATCGCTGTTATGACACAAGATGGCAGTGATATGTTCACTCCAAGCTTTTTCAGAACGCTTGAAGCGGTAACAGATGATGTTTTCTCAATTAAAGGTGTCTCTCCCGCAAGTGTAACGTCTATCTTTACACCAAATGTCAGATTTGTTGAAGTTGTTGAGGATGGTTTCGCCGGTGGTAATGTAATACCGTCTGACTTTACTCCAACTCCTGCGATGTTCGATTTAGTCAAAGGAAATATCGTTAAAGCAGGTGTTGTCGGTCGATTGGTTGCAGAGAATTTTAACGGTGCGATGGTATGGGCTGAACTACTGGAAGAAGATCCGGTATCTCATGAAAAAATCAACTATCAAAGAGTCGCCGAGCAACTTGAAGAAATTCGTAAGAAACACGAAAAAGGAAATGAAGAGGTTATTCATGTTATTGGATTTGCTAAAATTGTTGGTGATATATCAAATGGAGCAAAATCGGTCGTTTACTTCTTTGGTTTGGCAATTTTAATAACTGCTGTGTTGTTATTCTGGTATTCCGGAAGTATTAAACTGACGATTTATCCACTTATTTGTTCTGTGGTTGCAGTGATATGGCAATTAGGGACTCTAAAACTACTTGGATTCGGAATCGATCCGATGAATATCCTCACACCTTTTTTGATATTTGCAATAGGCGTCAGTCATGGAGTACAAATGATTTCGACGTGGACTGATCAAATTATCGCCCATCCACATGGCGAATGGGACGGAGATCATGCGGCGAGAGCGACTTTTGCAATATTATTAGCACCCGGAATTATTGCTTTACTTTCTGATACAATCGGATTTGCAACAATTTACTTTATTGATATTCGCATCATTCAGGAATTAGCAATTACAGCAACAATAGGTGTGGCGTTGATTATTATTACCAACTTGATTTTGATGCCTATTCTTTTATCAACTATAAACACAGCGAATTTTAGTAAGTTTTGCCAAAAATGCCTTGATAAGAAAAATAGCGACTCAAGCTTTTGGAAAGCCATTGCCGGATTTGCAAAGAATCCTCTGGCTACACTTTCCGTACTTGTATTAATTGGTTTATTTTATTTCGGTTATATGAAATCTCAGGAAATGCAAATTGGTGATTCTCAAGCTGGTGTTCCTGAATTAAGACCGGATGCAAAATATAATCTCGATGCTCAAACAATTAGTAGTGAGTTTTCATTAGGTGTTGACATGATTAGTGTGATTGCAGAATCAAGTGGTAATGCCTGTACCGAGAGTTATAAAGCAATGGAAAATATCGATCGTTTCGCATGGCACATGCAAAATGTTGAAGGTGTTCAAAAAGTAATAACTCTTTCTCAATATGCTAAAGTGATTACAGCAGGATGGAATGAAGGTAGTCCGAAGTGGAAAACATTATCGAGAAATCAATTTGTTATGAGGCAAAGTTTATCCGGAATCGAGACAGATACCGGGTTATTAAACAAGGATTGTAGTGCAATGCCGGTGATGATTTTTACTGAAGATCATAAAGCCTCAACTATTTCCCGAGTTGTTGCGGCAGTGGATGAGTATCGTGAAGCTTACCCTCCAAAAGTTGATAAAAACCTTACAGAAGCTGTAGATTCAGTTTATGCCTTTGATAGAAATGATAGTGCCTCTGTCAATAATCTAATCACTGCAATCAACGCCTTGGGAGATGAGACTCCAATAAAACTATCTGCAATTGGAGACTCTGTCAGTGGTTTTGATGCCAATTCAAAAGCTGATATGGATTCATTAAGTAGCGTTATTGAAACATTTAAGACCAATAACCCTAAAAAACAAACTCACTTGGATGAGCTTGCAGAAGGGGAAGTTCGTTTCCGTTTGGCAACCGGTAATGTTGGTGTAATGGCTTCAACAAATGATGTTGTAAAAGCAGCTCAAATGCCAATGCTGATTTTGGTCTATGCTGCAATTATTGTATTGTGTCTATTAACTTTCAGATCTGTATATGGCACACTTACAATTGTAATCCCGCTAGCATTAGTTTCTTTCCTGGCTTATGCATTAATGGCATTTATGGGTATTGGACTAAAGGTTAACACCTTGCCGGTCGTGGCTTTAGGTGTTGGTATCGGAGTGGATTACGGAATTTACATCTTTAGTAAACTCCAAGGATTCCTCAAAGAAGGAAAGAGTCTCTATGATGCTTATTACACAACTTTGAGATTAACCGGTAAAGCTGTTTTCTTTACAGCAATCACCTTGGCTGTTGGAGTAGGAACCTGGATGTTCAGTGATTTACAATTCCAGGCTGATATGGGTATCTTACTTGCCTTCATGTTTGTTTTGAATATGTTAGGTGCATTACTGATACTTCCTGCGTTGGCATTCTGGTTGATGCCAAAATACAGAAAAGCGTTATAA
- the gspL gene encoding type II secretion system protein GspL — MPDFVLVGIDSKLNPKYQINYNSDSFSVEKRNISSWSEITTGNNRQLIFTLPAQLVYHTKVKIPTKNEEIIRQSLPNLIEEELANDIELNHYAYLQSNDEYHQVAVVSNSIITEIYNKIVEYGFKNPKLYSEIYLCPSHEDCTVCNFEDYFIINFDHKGTKINNDQKTLNNYLQLIGAGKTIVYTEKELPGIEFKNPEIRKVDIAKLTLKTITSKEYINLFQGKYSIDSQKHKQKSPIKKLLVLCSLLIISWLTINVIGLNSLSNKAEEVQFKQRELLSDLIPDITPAELNNPYAGMLSRLKISENSNSNNSGDTFIKSLSYLGKALQGNKDVYVLSIRLREDKLEVKIQSQDISSLNAFQSNLEKNSFDMRVKTGTRDSNNDGISSVITMERL, encoded by the coding sequence ATGCCTGACTTTGTTCTTGTTGGAATTGATTCAAAATTAAATCCAAAGTATCAAATCAATTATAACTCTGATTCTTTTTCTGTCGAGAAGAGGAATATTTCTTCATGGTCAGAAATCACAACAGGTAATAACAGACAATTGATTTTTACTCTACCGGCTCAATTGGTTTATCACACCAAAGTTAAAATACCGACAAAGAATGAAGAAATTATTCGTCAATCTTTGCCAAATTTAATTGAAGAAGAGCTAGCAAATGATATTGAATTGAATCATTATGCTTATCTTCAATCCAATGATGAATATCATCAAGTAGCAGTTGTATCAAATTCAATAATAACTGAAATTTACAATAAGATTGTCGAGTATGGGTTTAAAAATCCTAAACTTTATTCAGAGATTTACTTATGCCCTAGCCATGAAGATTGCACGGTATGTAATTTTGAAGACTACTTCATCATAAATTTTGACCATAAAGGAACGAAAATAAATAATGATCAAAAGACACTCAACAACTATCTTCAGTTAATCGGAGCTGGCAAAACGATTGTTTATACAGAAAAGGAACTTCCAGGAATAGAGTTTAAAAATCCTGAAATTAGAAAAGTTGATATTGCTAAATTGACTTTGAAGACAATAACTTCTAAAGAATATATTAATTTATTTCAAGGAAAGTATTCAATTGACTCTCAAAAACATAAACAGAAATCACCAATTAAAAAACTTCTAGTTCTGTGTAGTTTACTAATTATAAGCTGGCTTACAATTAACGTGATAGGCTTGAACTCTTTGTCGAATAAAGCCGAAGAAGTCCAATTTAAGCAAAGGGAACTTCTGTCCGATTTAATCCCGGATATCACACCTGCGGAATTGAACAATCCTTATGCTGGGATGTTGTCCCGATTAAAAATTTCAGAGAACTCGAACTCTAATAACAGTGGTGATACTTTTATTAAATCACTCAGTTATTTAGGCAAGGCTTTACAAGGTAATAAAGATGTTTATGTACTCTCAATTCGATTAAGAGAAGATAAACTGGAAGTTAAAATTCAATCTCAAGACATTTCATCACTCAATGCTTTCCAATCTAATTTAGAAAAGAATTCATTCGATATGCGTGTGAAAACAGGAACGAGAGACTCCAATAATGATGGAATCTCATCAGTGATTACAATGGAGAGATTGTAA
- a CDS encoding YCF48-related protein, whose protein sequence is MKIRKFNKLILNLILLMIATVSVGEETVTSERMPKFEKSLYLGIKNNGTTVAAVGERGHVALSEDYGSTWIQAEGVPTRATLTAVSMIGSNIWAVGHDTTIIHSSDNGQTWTKQFEDVEREMPLLDVLFINESEGFAVGAYGTYLTTYDGGKNWNDGLISEDEDYHLNKIIKVDEFKYFVVAESGKAYRSFDSGNNWESLDLPYSGSMFGAILFGNEIITYGLRGNVLVTSDFGDTFEQIESPIHDSLFGSEHTINNKILLVGANGAALQYKNLSLSKVELPSSDGDYADVLSVKGNILIFIGENGISTKQFR, encoded by the coding sequence ATGAAAATCCGAAAATTTAATAAGTTAATATTAAATCTAATACTATTAATGATAGCGACTGTATCTGTGGGAGAGGAAACAGTAACATCAGAGAGAATGCCTAAATTTGAAAAATCTTTGTATTTGGGAATTAAAAACAATGGCACGACTGTTGCAGCCGTAGGTGAGAGAGGTCATGTTGCTTTAAGCGAAGACTACGGAAGTACATGGATACAAGCAGAAGGAGTTCCCACAAGAGCAACCTTAACGGCAGTTTCCATGATTGGTAGTAATATCTGGGCAGTGGGCCATGATACTACCATTATACACAGCTCAGACAATGGACAAACTTGGACTAAACAATTTGAAGATGTTGAGCGTGAAATGCCTTTGCTTGATGTGTTGTTTATAAACGAAAGTGAAGGATTCGCTGTTGGTGCATACGGAACGTATTTAACAACCTATGATGGTGGAAAAAATTGGAATGATGGTTTGATCTCAGAAGATGAAGACTATCATTTAAACAAAATTATTAAAGTTGATGAATTTAAGTATTTTGTCGTAGCAGAATCCGGTAAAGCATATCGTAGTTTTGACTCAGGTAATAACTGGGAAAGTCTCGATTTACCATATTCCGGCTCAATGTTTGGTGCCATATTGTTTGGGAACGAAATTATAACCTATGGTCTGAGAGGAAATGTCTTAGTGACTTCGGATTTTGGAGATACATTCGAGCAAATTGAGTCGCCAATTCATGATAGTTTATTTGGGTCAGAGCATACAATAAACAATAAAATATTGTTGGTTGGAGCAAACGGTGCGGCTTTGCAGTATAAAAATTTGAGTTTATCAAAAGTAGAACTTCCAAGTAGCGATGGTGATTACGCAGATGTGTTATCTGTAAAAGGTAATATACTGATTTTTATTGGCGAAAACGGTATTAGCACAAAACAATTTAGGTGA